The window CGCCGCCCTGACCGCCCGCGCCCAGGAGGTCGCGGCGGACATCGTCGCCGACATCCTGGACCTCGTCCGCCACGAGACCAGCAGCTACGACCTGCCCGCCCTCGCGGCCGGCCTGGACCGCCTGCGCGAGACGGCGGTCGCCCGCCTCGGCCCGCCGGACCACGAACACCGCCACCCCGGCGGCACGTACGGGGACACGCTGACCCTGACCTACGCGGGCACCGGCGGAGCGGGCGGGCACATCGCGCTCGTCGGCCACTACGACACGGTGTGGCCGACGGGCACGCTGGCCCGCTGGGAGCCTCCGGAGCCGAACGGCCAGGAGGGGCGAACGCGGCTCAGCGGGCCGGGCATCTTCGACATGAAGACGGGCCTGGCGCAGGGGATCTGGGCCCTTCGGCTGGCACGGGAGAGCGGCGCCCCCGTCCCCACCGTCACCTTCGTCTTCAACGGCGACGAGGAGATCGGCTCCCTCGCCTCCCGGCCGGTGATCGAGGAGACCGCCCGGAAGGCCGACGCCACGCTGGTGCTGGAGCCGACCGCGCACGGCGCGGTGAAGACCGCCCGCAAGGGCACCGGGATCTTCCGTGTCACGGCCACGGGCGTCGAGTCGCACGCCGGGCTCGCGCCGCAGGACGGTGCGAGTGCGATCCTGGCGCTGTCCGAGTTCGTGATCGCGGCCGCGGCCGTCGCCGCGCCCGAGCGGGGCACGACGGTCAACACCGGGGTGGTCAGCGGCGGTTCCGCGGTCAACGTGGTCGCCGGGTCGGCCACCGCGGGCATCGACATCAGGGTCGCCGGCGCGGCCGAACAGGCCCGTGTGGACGCCGAGTTCGACGCCATCGAGGTCACCGATCCCCGGGTGCGCATCGAGGTCGACCACGACTGGAACCGTCCGCCGATGACCCTCGGCGCCGCCTCCGCCCCGCTCCTGGACCTCGCCCGCGAGGCCGCCCGCGCCCAGGGCCGCGAGGAGTTGCCCACCGCCGCCGTCGGCGGGGCCAGCGACGCCAACTTCGTCGCCGCCCTCGGCCTCCCCGTCCTGTGCGGCATGGGCGCGGTCGGCGACGGCGCCCACGCCCGTGGCGAGTACATCCTCCCGGACACGGTCCCGGCCCAGACGGCCCTGGTCGCCGGGATGCTGCTGCGCCTGACCCGGCCGCCGCGGAGCTGACCGGCCGGGGGCGCGCCGGCCCGGCACATGACGAGGGCGGGGTCGCGAGAACCCCGCCCGGACCTCCTGGAGGTCAGCTCACGGCCAGACCAGGCAGTACGGCTGATGGCCCGCCTCGTGCAGGCGGTGGCTGAAGTCCTGCCACTCGTGGAGGAGTTGGTAGACGTTGAAGGCGTCACGGGGGCCGCCCCGGTCCGGGACCGTCGACCAGATGAACGCGGCCGCGCCGACCGCTTCCTCGCCGATGCCCCTGAGCGGGTCGACGACGGTCATCGGGAGCTTCACCACGGCGTAGTCGGGGTGCAGGACGACCAGTTCGAGCGGGGGCACCTTGTGCAGGGGGACGCCTTCGATGCCGGTCAGCACCATCGCGGCCATCGTCTCCGGCTTGATCTTGGTGAACATGCCGTTCATCCCGAGCTCGTCGCCGCCGAGTTCCTCGGGGCGCATCGAGATCGGGACACGGGCCGCGGTCGCGCCGTCGGGCGCGCCGAAGTATTTGTACGTCACCCCCACCCGACCACCATTCCCGCTCCCCGCCCGGAGCCGGTTGACCACATGGTCCAGGCCGTCCACCCGGTCCGTGCGGTCCGCACTCT is drawn from Streptomyces bottropensis ATCC 25435 and contains these coding sequences:
- a CDS encoding M20 family metallopeptidase; amino-acid sequence: MTATHGAPSPLPDAALTARAQEVAADIVADILDLVRHETSSYDLPALAAGLDRLRETAVARLGPPDHEHRHPGGTYGDTLTLTYAGTGGAGGHIALVGHYDTVWPTGTLARWEPPEPNGQEGRTRLSGPGIFDMKTGLAQGIWALRLARESGAPVPTVTFVFNGDEEIGSLASRPVIEETARKADATLVLEPTAHGAVKTARKGTGIFRVTATGVESHAGLAPQDGASAILALSEFVIAAAAVAAPERGTTVNTGVVSGGSAVNVVAGSATAGIDIRVAGAAEQARVDAEFDAIEVTDPRVRIEVDHDWNRPPMTLGAASAPLLDLAREAARAQGREELPTAAVGGASDANFVAALGLPVLCGMGAVGDGAHARGEYILPDTVPAQTALVAGMLLRLTRPPRS